The Streptomyces lienomycini sequence CGAGGCCGCCCGCCGCACCCCGAAGCCCGGCGCCGCCCCGCAGGCCCCCGGCGAACAGCGGCTCCCCGTACGGGAACGGAGGCGTGCCTGACGGGAGGGCCGGGCGGCGGAGGCGGGTCACACACCGTCTCCGCCGCCGGCGGAAGAACCCGCACGGTCGGCGGACAACCCATTGCTCCCGTTTACGGCGTCTTTTCCGGCGCCGCACTCCGGCGCCATGGCTGCGCCCGCAACGTCCGGGCCGGTAGGCTTTCCGTGTGATCTTCAAGCGCATCGGAAACGGCCGGCCGTACCCCGACCACGGCCGGGAAAGCACCCGGCAGTGGGCGGACGTCGCACCGCGCCCGGTCCGCCTCGATCAGCTCGTGACGACCAAGGGCCAGCTCGACCTCGAAACGCTGCTGGCCGAGGACTCCACCTTCTACGGCGACCTCTTCGCGCACGTCGTGAAGTGGCAGGGCGACCTGTATCTGGAGGACGGTCTGCACCGGGCGGTGCGCGCCGCGCTGCAGCAGCGCCAGGTGCTGCACGCCCGCGTCCTCGAACTGGACTGACCGGGCCCCGACGGCCGTCGGCGAGGCTTCCGCTTGACCCTTTCGGGTTGCCTTGCACCGAACCACGGAACGTCGACTGATCATCTAATAGGCATCGCCGCTCCGGCGCACTACTCTGCGCTCATGAGCATGCTGACTCCTCCCGGCATGGGTGGCCAGTACAAGATCACGGGGGACAAGTACCCGCGGATGCGCCCGGTCCGACGACGCGGCAGGTTCGCGTTCGTCGCCGTCGCCTGCGTCACCGTGCTCGGTGTGCTCGGCTGGGGCACGCTGCAGCTCATCGACGTCTTCACCGGCGGCGACAAGGCCTCGGCGGCCGGTGCCGCGGGCTGTGTCGCCCCCGCGCGGGCGAGCGCCTCGCCAGCTGCCGCGGTGCTGCCGAAGCCGGGTCAGGTCACGGTCAACGTGCTCAACGCGACGACCCGCGGCGGCCTGGCGCAGAAGACCGCCGACGAGCTGAAGAAGCGCGGCTTCCGCGTGGGCGAGGTGAGCAACGCGCCCGAGGAGTACGACAAGAAGGTCGACGGCACGGGCCTGCTGCTCGGCCCGGCCGCCTCCCTGAAGAGTTCGCTCACCGTGCTCGGCACCCAGCTCCCCGGCGCCGAACACCGCGCCGACGCGGCCCGCAAGGGCGCCACCGTCGACCTGATCATCGGCAACGGCTTCAAGGGACTCGCCAAGGGCGCGGACGCCGACGCGGCGCTGGCCGCGCTGACCGCGCCGCGGCCGGCCCCCGCCGTGGAGAAGAAGAGCTGCTGAGCGGCGCTCCGGGTCCTACTCGGCCGCTCCGTACATCCGGTCGCCCGCGTCGCCGAGGCCCGGGACGATGTAGCCGTTCTCGTTGAGACGCTCGTCGACCGAGGCCGTCACGACCGTCACCGGGGTGCCGGCCAGCTCGCGCTCCATGAGTTCGACGCCCTCGGGGGCGGCGAGCAGCACCACGGCCGTCACGTCGTCGGCGCCGCGCTTGATCAGCTCCCGGATGGACGCGACCAGGGTGCCGCCGGTGGCCAGCATCGGGTCCAGGACGTACACCTGGCGACCGGACAGGTCGTCCGGCATGCGCGTGGCGTACGTGGATGCCTGCAGCGTCTCCTCGTTGCGCACCATGCCGAGGAAGCCCACCTCCGCGGTCGGCAGCAGCCGGACCATGCCGTCGAGCATGCCGAGACCGGCCCGCAGGATCGGCACCACCAGCGGACGCGGGTGGGAGAGCTTGACGCCGGTGGTCGGGCAGACTGGTGTCTGGATGTCGACCTGTTCGGTACGCACGTCGCGCGTGGCCTCGTAGGCGAGCAGGGTGACCAGCTCGTCGGCGAGACGGCGGAAGGTCGCGGAGTCGGTGCGGCGGTCGCGCAACGTGGTGAGCTTGTGGGCGACCAGGGGGTGGTCGACGACGTGGAGACGCATGCCCACCACAGTAACCGGGCCCCGTGGGGGCGGCGTCCCCGCGGCGGGCAAGGCCGGGGACGGGCCCGCCACTCGTTCGCGGGCGTCAAACCGCCCGACCGGGGGAAGGCGGGAGGGACGAACGCTGGGTGGTGAGACTGTGCCTGACCGGGACTTCCCCCACACGCCGACCCCCGGGGCTCGGCGGGGGACGGGACGCGGGGCCGAGCCGAGCGCGGAGCCGGAGCGTGATCCGGAGCCCGCGCGAGAGGCCGAACGGCGGCGGCGCCGGGCCCAGTTCCTGCGGGATCTGGCGGAGGCCCGCCAGTTGCGGGACCGCGTGCAGCCGCGCCGCGCCAAGACCGCCCGGCTGCGGCACGCGATGCGCATGCGCACCTTCCGCTGGTAGCTCCCCCGGGAGACTGGCCCGGCCGGGGAAGATCGCGCGCCGCGCCGGGGTTGGTGGTGACGGACGGACGCGGGGACCGCGAGAATCCGCGTACGATCCGCACGTGGTGGCGACGAGAGCGCTGCTGGGCGGCTGCTCGGACGCGTCTGTTCCGGGCGCCGGTCGAAACCGCCGGACACAGGGTGGCGAAGACGTCCCCTGAGTGCCTTGTTTCTGCCACGATTCCGAGTGGGTGGGGCTCGGAGCACCGCTCCCCCGCCCGTAGCCTCCGCCGGGGGGATCCCCAACCGGCACGCCTAGGACCAGTGGGAGAGTCACGGTGTACTTCGCCGCACTGCTCGCGCGCACCGAAGACGGGTGGGAAGCGAGCGACACAGAGCTCGACGATGTGGAAACCCTGTCGGATCTTGCCGACCTGGCCCGGGAGGCCTCTCCCGACGAGGACACGGTGCTCGTGCTCATCGAGCAGGAGGACGCGTGGTTCGGAGTCGTCCGCGTGGACGGCGAGGAGGACCCCCGCATCTACGTCTCCGACGCCGCCGCGGCCGCCCGCAGCAGCTACGGGGAGATCCTGCTCACCGACGAGCTGCTCGGCCGGGACCCCGGTGACGACGGCGACGATCTCGACGCCCTCGACCTCGACGGCACGGAGGACGGCGAGTCCGACGACGACGAGGACGGCGGTGACGGTGACGGCGGCGGCGACGCGTCGACCGGCTCCGGCGAGGCCGTGCCGCACGGACCGGTCGGTGACGCCGAGGTCCTCGACGACCTCGGCGTGAGCGAGAAGGAGCTGCGCTCGATGTCCGGGGACGCGGTCGGGGAGATCGCCGAGGCCCTGGGCGCCTCGGACGTCCTGGAGACCGTCCGCTGACCGCGCCGGCCGAGGAGAACCCCGAGGGAGCACCACCCGACCCGGTGCGCGACCGGTGGCGGGCCGCGATGCGGCTCGCCCTGGCCGAGGCCGGGCGGGCCCGGCGGGGCGGTGACGTCCCCGTCGGCGCCGTCGTGCTGGCGCCGGACGGGCGCACCGTGCTGTCCGCCGGGCACAACGAACGCGAGGCCACCGGCGACCCGACGGCCCACGCCGAGGTCCTCGCGATCCGGCGGGCCGCCGGA is a genomic window containing:
- a CDS encoding type II toxin-antitoxin system VapB family antitoxin; this translates as MIFKRIGNGRPYPDHGRESTRQWADVAPRPVRLDQLVTTKGQLDLETLLAEDSTFYGDLFAHVVKWQGDLYLEDGLHRAVRAALQQRQVLHARVLELD
- a CDS encoding LytR C-terminal domain-containing protein, which encodes MGGQYKITGDKYPRMRPVRRRGRFAFVAVACVTVLGVLGWGTLQLIDVFTGGDKASAAGAAGCVAPARASASPAAAVLPKPGQVTVNVLNATTRGGLAQKTADELKKRGFRVGEVSNAPEEYDKKVDGTGLLLGPAASLKSSLTVLGTQLPGAEHRADAARKGATVDLIIGNGFKGLAKGADADAALAALTAPRPAPAVEKKSC
- the upp gene encoding uracil phosphoribosyltransferase, yielding MRLHVVDHPLVAHKLTTLRDRRTDSATFRRLADELVTLLAYEATRDVRTEQVDIQTPVCPTTGVKLSHPRPLVVPILRAGLGMLDGMVRLLPTAEVGFLGMVRNEETLQASTYATRMPDDLSGRQVYVLDPMLATGGTLVASIRELIKRGADDVTAVVLLAAPEGVELMERELAGTPVTVVTASVDERLNENGYIVPGLGDAGDRMYGAAE
- a CDS encoding tRNA adenosine deaminase-associated protein, with the translated sequence MYFAALLARTEDGWEASDTELDDVETLSDLADLAREASPDEDTVLVLIEQEDAWFGVVRVDGEEDPRIYVSDAAAAARSSYGEILLTDELLGRDPGDDGDDLDALDLDGTEDGESDDDEDGGDGDGGGDASTGSGEAVPHGPVGDAEVLDDLGVSEKELRSMSGDAVGEIAEALGASDVLETVR